In Halorubrum sp. PV6, a single window of DNA contains:
- a CDS encoding ABC transporter permease subunit has product MSLAPIAKKDFQDAVRSRGMLALVALFSLLVAAFAVVVRPTGQGTEQFATELLLQFFVGRFLVTPLVPLVGIVVGYNAISGERESGSLKLLLSLPHSRADVVFGKVIGRGAALSLAVFTGFLLPGLVLFALEQTGALAAFNVGSFLGYTVFAAVLGVVFVAISVGFSAAASTQRRALIGSVGVYVLFVLLWSAVTGQFLNAASGVIDPLPVSQQQVSVFLQAANPTSGVELLSSAFLGGQLLAGETLNQQISAVSMLVFWTIAPPLVGLWTFDAADL; this is encoded by the coding sequence ATGAGCCTCGCGCCCATCGCGAAGAAGGACTTCCAGGACGCGGTGCGCTCCCGCGGCATGCTGGCGCTCGTGGCGCTCTTCTCGCTGCTCGTCGCGGCGTTCGCCGTCGTCGTCAGACCGACCGGACAGGGGACAGAGCAGTTCGCGACCGAACTGTTGTTGCAGTTCTTCGTCGGCCGGTTCCTCGTGACGCCGCTCGTCCCGCTCGTGGGGATCGTCGTGGGCTACAACGCGATCAGCGGCGAGCGCGAGTCGGGGTCGCTGAAGCTGCTCCTGTCGCTCCCGCACTCCCGTGCCGACGTGGTCTTCGGGAAGGTGATCGGGCGGGGCGCCGCGCTGTCGCTCGCGGTGTTCACCGGCTTCCTGCTGCCGGGACTCGTCTTGTTCGCGCTCGAACAGACCGGCGCGCTCGCGGCGTTCAACGTGGGATCGTTCCTCGGTTACACCGTCTTCGCGGCGGTCCTCGGCGTCGTCTTCGTCGCCATCTCGGTCGGCTTTTCGGCGGCCGCGTCGACGCAGCGCCGCGCGCTGATCGGCAGCGTCGGCGTCTACGTCCTGTTCGTCCTGCTGTGGAGCGCCGTCACCGGGCAGTTCCTCAACGCCGCGAGCGGCGTGATCGACCCGCTCCCGGTCTCTCAACAGCAGGTGAGCGTGTTCCTCCAGGCCGCGAACCCGACGAGCGGCGTCGAACTGCTCTCCAGCGCGTTCCTCGGCGGGCAACTGCTCGCGGGTGAGACGCTCAACCAGCAGATATCGGCGGTGTCGATGCTCGTGTTCTGGACCATCGCGCCGCCGCTCGTCGGACTCTGGACGTTCGACGCCGCCGATTTATAA
- a CDS encoding ABC transporter ATP-binding protein, which produces MTAIELRGVTKEFADVTAVRGLDLTVESGEVYGFLGPNGAGKSTTIDMVLDLVRPTEGTVRVLGQDATADGVAIRQRTGVLPDGFAVYDRLTGRQHVAFAVRSKDAADDPDALLDRVGLLDAADRTAGGYSKGMRQRLALAMALAGDPDLLILDEPSSGLDPAGAKEMREIVRAEADRGATVFFSSHVLEQVEAVCDRVGILRDGELVAEDSVEGLREAVGGEETLEIAVGDDAEAVDEGTAAVRALEGVSRVDRDGDALVVSCADDAKTSVIAALEDAGVAVADFHTREASLEDLFLAYTEGETPAPSADDASEGGDEDGEDNDAISDDDADADADTEEVSR; this is translated from the coding sequence ATGACCGCCATCGAACTGCGTGGCGTGACGAAGGAGTTCGCCGACGTCACGGCCGTTCGCGGCCTCGATCTCACCGTCGAGTCGGGCGAGGTGTACGGCTTCCTCGGCCCGAACGGCGCCGGCAAGTCGACGACCATCGACATGGTCCTCGATCTGGTCCGTCCGACCGAGGGGACCGTGCGCGTCCTCGGGCAGGACGCCACGGCCGACGGGGTCGCGATCCGGCAGCGGACCGGCGTCCTCCCGGACGGCTTCGCCGTGTACGACCGGCTCACAGGGCGTCAACACGTCGCGTTCGCGGTCCGGTCGAAGGACGCGGCCGACGACCCCGACGCGCTCCTCGACCGGGTCGGACTTCTCGACGCCGCCGACCGCACGGCCGGCGGCTACTCGAAGGGAATGCGCCAGCGGCTCGCCTTGGCGATGGCGCTCGCCGGCGACCCCGACCTGCTCATCCTCGACGAGCCCTCCTCCGGACTCGACCCCGCCGGCGCAAAGGAGATGCGCGAAATCGTCCGCGCCGAGGCCGACCGCGGCGCGACCGTCTTCTTCTCCTCGCACGTCCTCGAACAGGTCGAAGCCGTCTGCGACCGCGTCGGGATCTTGCGCGACGGGGAGCTCGTCGCCGAGGACTCCGTGGAGGGGCTCCGCGAGGCGGTCGGCGGCGAGGAGACGCTGGAGATAGCGGTCGGCGACGACGCCGAGGCCGTCGACGAGGGGACGGCCGCGGTCCGCGCGCTCGAAGGCGTGAGCCGCGTCGACCGCGACGGCGACGCGCTCGTCGTGAGCTGTGCCGACGACGCGAAGACGAGCGTCATCGCCGCGTTAGAGGACGCCGGCGTCGCGGTCGCCGACTTCCACACCCGCGAGGCGTCGCTCGAAGACCTGTTCTTGGCGTACACGGAGGGCGAGACGCCGGCGCCGAGCGCCGACGACGCAAGCGAGGGCGGCGACGAAGACGGCGAGGACAACGACGCGATCAGCGATGACGACGCCGACGCCGACGCCGACACCGAGGAGGTGAGCCGATGA